CGGGGTCCTTGCTGGCGAGCAGCTCAAGCTGTTCGAGGCGCGAGTTCATGCCGCGCATCCTCCGCGTATAGCCTAGATCAGGGAACGGGACTGACAACCGTCCACGTTGATGCAAGCGCCGGTCACCCAGCTCGCTCGGTCGGATGACAAGAAAACCACCACGTCCGCGATCTCTTCGGGCTTGCCGAAGCGTCCGGCGGGAAGTTCCTGCTCTATGAACTTGCCGATGCCTTCCGGGTCCGCGTCCAGCCGCTTCTGCCAGTTTCCACCCGGGAATATGATCGAGCCCGGCGCTACCGTGTTCACGCGGATGCCGGTCTTGGCCACTTCCTTGGCGAGCGTTTTGCCCATGGAGATCTCGGCGGCCTTCGTGGCATTGTAGGTGGCAGGGCCGCCCGCTTCGCGTCCGAAGATCGAGGAAATCGTGATGATCGACCCGCCTTCCTGCGCACGCATCGCCGGGAGCACGGCCCGAGTCGCCCGGACCGCCGCGAACATGTTCAGGTTGAACACGTGAAGCCATTCGTCATCCGATACGTCGTCGAAGGGATTCCAGACGCTTCCGCCCACGTTGTTGACCAGGACGTCGATGCGTCCCCACCGCGCCAGCGTCGCCTCCACGACCCGCTCTATACCCTCGGCCGTGGTCAGGTCTCCCGCTGTCGCCAGCGTTTCGACGCCCTTCTGTGCGACTTCCTTCTCGGTTTCGAGCAACCGCTCTTCCCCCCGGGCGCTCAGGCTGACGTGACATCCCTCCTCCGCCAGGCCCAGGGCGATCGATCGTCCGATGCCCCGGCTCGAGCCCGTAACCAGCGCGACTTTGTCCTTTAATCCCAGGTCCATTTCAAACCCTTTCGTTATTCGACCGGTTCGAACAGTATCTTCATGCCTTCTCTGTTCAACAGCCGGTGGAATGCGTTTTCCCACTCGGTTAAAGGAACCACGTCAGACACGATTGGTTCCAGTTCAATCCTGTGTTGATCCAGCATCACCATGGTGCGGTCCCAGGCATCCAGGGATCCGGCGAAGGAGGTCCTAATGTCGATTTCCTTCAGTTCCGCCGGGAAGAAATCCACCTCGAAGGGGCCGCCGTGCAGGCCGATCTGCATGATGGTGCCCTGCTTCCTGACGAGTTCGATGGCCGAGCGGGTGGCCGCCGCCGACCCGGAACATTCGTACACCACGTCGGCGCCGTAGCCCTGGGTCCGATCCCTGACGAGATCGAGCAGGTCGACCTCTTCGATGTTGACGGTCTCGTCGGCCCACCGTGCGCCGAGTTCGAGCCGGTCCTCATCCGCCGAAGTGCCGGTCAGGATGACGTAAGCGCCTTCCGCCTTCGCCACCTGCGTGGTCAGCATGCCGATGGGGCCGGGGCCGGTCACCACCGCCACGTCGCCGGCGGTAACGGACGTGCGTATGGAAACGGCCTTCACACAGCAGCACAAGGGTTCGCTCAACGCGCCGATGGTGAGGTCCAGGTGTTCCGGAATCCTCCGCAAGGCCCAGGTGGGCATGACCACGTACTTCGTAAACACGCCGTGCACCCCGCTGCCGATGGACAGGCGGCGGTCGCAGAGACTGTGCTGGCCTGCCACGCAGTAACGGCACACACCGCAGACAACGGTGGTCGGAATGCCGGTCACCGCGTCGCCCGGCCGATATTCGTCCGTGCCGGCCACCTCATCCACGATGCCGGAGAACTCGTGACCCATGATCACCGGCGGGTTGTAGGGGTACTCGTCCTTGTAGATGTGGATATCAGTCCCGCAGATGCCCGCGGCCTGGATCTCCACCCGGACCTCTCCGGGACCGGGCTCGGGAACAGGCATGTCGCGGACTTCCATGTTGACCGGACCATGGTCGTATTTTACCAGTCCTTTCATTCTCGAATCCCCGCTCCGCGTACAGTAATCCTGCCGCTCAATGCACCGCCGAATAGAGCGGTCAGAATATATGCCGGTGTATACGCGAAGACAAGATCATTCACTGCCTGGATGTCCGCATTAAGGCGTTGACACCCGGCAGGCCCGTTCTTAAGTTGAGCACGGACCGGAACTACACTCCAGCCCCCGTAGCTCAGTGGATAGAGCAACGGTTTCCTAAACCGTTGGTCGGGTGTTCGACTCACCCCGGGGGTATTCCCGGTCTATAGTCCGTCTCTCATGTTTCCCCGCTTCCCCGTGCACATCCGCAGGAGGGTCTTCATGTCCGATCTGTCCCGGTACATTCAGGAAACGCCGCTTATCGACACCCATGAGCATCTCAGGTTCGAAGAAGACTGGGTAGCCAACGGGCCGGACGTGTTGCAGGACCTCTTCGAGAACTACGTCCCGGCGGATCTCGTGGTCGCCGGCGCTTCGCAGGA
This is a stretch of genomic DNA from Gemmatimonadota bacterium. It encodes these proteins:
- a CDS encoding alcohol dehydrogenase catalytic domain-containing protein → MKGLVKYDHGPVNMEVRDMPVPEPGPGEVRVEIQAAGICGTDIHIYKDEYPYNPPVIMGHEFSGIVDEVAGTDEYRPGDAVTGIPTTVVCGVCRYCVAGQHSLCDRRLSIGSGVHGVFTKYVVMPTWALRRIPEHLDLTIGALSEPLCCCVKAVSIRTSVTAGDVAVVTGPGPIGMLTTQVAKAEGAYVILTGTSADEDRLELGARWADETVNIEEVDLLDLVRDRTQGYGADVVYECSGSAAATRSAIELVRKQGTIMQIGLHGGPFEVDFFPAELKEIDIRTSFAGSLDAWDRTMVMLDQHRIELEPIVSDVVPLTEWENAFHRLLNREGMKILFEPVE
- a CDS encoding SDR family oxidoreductase; amino-acid sequence: MDLGLKDKVALVTGSSRGIGRSIALGLAEEGCHVSLSARGEERLLETEKEVAQKGVETLATAGDLTTAEGIERVVEATLARWGRIDVLVNNVGGSVWNPFDDVSDDEWLHVFNLNMFAAVRATRAVLPAMRAQEGGSIITISSIFGREAGGPATYNATKAAEISMGKTLAKEVAKTGIRVNTVAPGSIIFPGGNWQKRLDADPEGIGKFIEQELPAGRFGKPEEIADVVVFLSSDRASWVTGACINVDGCQSRSLI